The window GAACCCATACTCAAGACACCCTCTGCTCCTACTCCATTCCTCCACCCCTGAAACACTTCTTTAATGCATCCAGAATGCTCACCTCAATAATGATTTAGGGAAAATGAGAAAAGCTTGGCAGGTCAGCATCTTTAATGATGATCATGTGACAGTCTCTCGAAGTTCTACTGAAGAAACATGCCCAACGTTTCCCAACCTTCTTCTTCATATTTGCAGATGCTATCTTGAgcatttcagaattttttttgagtAGAGATGAACATTTCAGAGAAGTACAGCAGGACCATACTAAATATTTctgtaaaaaattatttttattagtcTTTATTTTTCAAATGTGTGATGTGACTTTGAATAAAGCAAATGTGCAAATATTGCAAAGTTCTCCCCCACATCGCCATTCTGCCATCACATCACATGATCCCCAATGTCAAGTTTCAAGCACCTACAATACGGCCGGCGTCACTCCATACGTTCACTCCCTCCAGTCCATGCAGTGGTGATTCAAGCATCAGATAATTTACAACAGGTGTATACTCTTACATTGTTAAATAGTGGAAGCATTACTTTAAGGCATGGGTGGGGTTAGATGCAAAACATTCCTTTTGCAACATTGTTTTCTGTTCTCCTGGTTCCAATATTTCCCATACACACATAACAATACATTCACACCAGGGTCCAGGGGAAGAATTTCTCTACATTTTAAAAACCCATCCTCCGTCGACAATATAGGATTGCTTCCAATGCCGACGGCGTCGTGTTTCCTCCCGTCGTGTTAATGTTTCCATGTTGAAAATAATATTTCTCATACACAATGTTCAACCAAAGTTCGGTTCAAGTCCTACAAAGAAATCCTGTTTATCTTCAAGTATTTGATGATCCCACCAGTCCAAGTTGCACACTCACCCTACCCATTTGGGCCAAGCGGACTGCAACCCCCTTCAGTCAAAGCGCACTGAAATCACAGATCACAGGGAAGGGTCAGAAAGGCCAGGACCTGCTAGGGTCagggaggacccccccccccaccccccaccgaaaACAGCCTGGCCTCATATTTATTTTCACAGATTGGCTTCCAGTTTATTGTTCCCTCTCgggagtcagagaaaaagaaggggggtgggggaaatcagACGGGCGGCGAGACATGAGGTAGGGTGGGTGAGGAGACAGTGTCCATCCAACAAAAAAGGCAAATGTTACTCATCTGCATCTTGCTCCAGTCCCCACATTCGTGCATTTGATCACTTGTTACTGTCGAAGTTCTTCAGGCGGAAGCAAAACATTTGAGCAACATTTTATTATTCATCTTTTCTAAGACTCATTGTGAAGTATTGTGCAAATTAGTTTTCGAATGCAGCttggaaaaaaaactgcattCATCTAGTGTGGGTTACGGAATTAGTTAAAGGGCTTGTACACCACGATTCACATCACAGTCACCCTCTCCATTATTCAGCAGGACGGGGTTCAAATCACCAAGGACAGTTCACTACAGATAACAGTTATTGGTTATTGTTTCAAGAAGTAAGGCCTTTTTATCATTGCAATTGCATAGGTAGTTAATAGCTGTATacaaattaattatattttaatattatGGTTACACGCATATCATTCTAAGAGCCCAGCCCTAAAATCCAGTCAATATTCCAGAATATATGACCTTATGTATAGATTACAGCATCTACACTTAATTGTGCAAACAGGTTTCTTGGAAGCAGCAGGATTAGATTTataattaggaaaaaaaaattacaacgcCATTTAAATGGACAAATGACGCCAACGTCTGAACATCAGCGGGGGTCAATTTGTATCCTAATCATCAATTCATGATTTCTACCCCCAAATTATGCCAAGGGAGAACAGGAGAACGAATCCCAATTGCTATAATTAATTCACGAATGGGATCATTCAAATTAGAAAGTAAGAATATTATTAAATGCAAATTTACCACTGATGACCCAAAACTGATAGGGAAGGCTAGCACCAGAAGCATACAAATCCCCTCTCGCTGTAATCGAAGCAACGTTCGTCATCACCATTAGTTCAGCGGCAGTTTAATATCACAAAGCCATTTCCATTAAGCAAGGCCTGTCTTCGACAAGAACATGGCGTTAACTCTTGTGAAAACAGCGACAGAAATGTTTCATACATTTTGGAAAAGTTAGATTGAGAGGAGCGGGGAATGACGTTGAAACATCTACAATGTAACCACATTGATGAAGATTGCAGACTCACTTCTCAGTATTGCAATTATAATcacaaatcacacacacacacacacacacacacacacacacacacacacacacacacacacacacacacacacacacacacacacacacacacacacacacacacacacacacacacacacacacacacacacacacacacacacacacacacacacacacacacacacacacacacacacacacacacactttcttcAACCCTCGAATGATACTTCTTTGGTAAATAGCACCACACAGATTGAACAGGTGATGGCGAGTGACCCAAACTAACACCCTAACCCAGGGATGGATCGAGGAGAGAAGCATCAAAGAGTGATGGAACACCGATCACCTCGGATCCAAGACCCAGACAAGGCACCGGGATAAGGTGAGCGGCCCTGCGTTGCTGGTGCCCAAACCAGGCACTTCTGGACAGCAGCGTGCAGGGATTGGTCAGGAAGGATGGGGCGGGATGGGTGGGTTGGGGTGGCGTGCACAGCACTGCCTGACAAGTGAGCAACTGCGGTGCCTCATTCCTGAACTCTCCCACATCACCTCGGCTCGAGAGCAGCCGAGCCCATGTGGGTACATGAGCAGTGACCTTGGCCCAGGACAGGGGTGTATTGATGGGGCTGGATATGGGGCAGCCTCTAGATTGTAAGATCACATTCCACAAGGGAAAAACAGGCAAGTCCagaggagagaaaaaaagtaAACTTAAAAGTAAATTGATGCAAGATAAACCACAGAACTTCTGGTGCAGGAAGAACCTGGAgagactcagcgggtcaggcagtgtctgtggagagaTATTAATAAACGGTTTGGATCAGgacttgtggggtggggggggggggtggtgggagatatgttgactgtccatttccctccaagaACTCTGTCTGAATGACgagacccttccccacctccacTTTGAAATGAGAGGTTTTGTGAATGGGATAATAAGACTCCTGTGTTCAAAAGGACCCCTCTTCTACGGAATATCCAGTCCGGCGTTCAGAGTACCAATACAGAACCGAGCAACACAACTCGAGTCTGGCAAAGAAACGACTTAGCacagagattattcattttacaaaGCAAACTGCTCTTCAACACAACTATTAAAAACTCTGGTTAATAAGTAGAAAGCTAGATCCCAATGATCAGCATGAGGTTCTCTACCAACCGCTACAAGTTGGGGTGGATGTATCTCACATGgcggaaaaaaaaaatattacgaACAGCCCTGAAGCCCACCCCACCCTCTGTGGAATTTGCAACCTTTTCTCAGTTCCAGTGACCAATCAGTATTCTGGCTGGCTGTAATAAAGACCCAGTTCCCACTTTGAACACAACCAGACCAGGTGAATTAACCAGGCAGATCCACCAAAGTCCCAAATGGCCAATGTGCTACACGgccacattttgttttcatttcaaatgctctcgatacatccccCGTTTAGCAATGGATCCCCGCTTACAGTCAATACTGACGACAGATGAATGTTGAAATTAtgtcaaacaatccttccaatgTGCATCAGGTTTTATCCAATAGCAAGGATCTCGACGAGCAACGAGCTGAGACATTGAGCACTGCCAGGTTATTGGAGGTTCCCAAAGATTCACTGATCCATGTTCCCCTCTCAAATATCATGCCAGTAGCGTTACAAGACGGAGGGAGACCAAATTTCTGTAATATACAGTATTCAACCTGAGAATACGTGGTTCAAAATGCGAAACGTGAAAGCAAACATGTTGAGGATCAAGCCCACGAGTCTCTATCCTGAATTAGAGTGGAAGCGCTCCCATCATCAGAGCTGGGTGAAGGGGGGAGATCCTCTCTCAAACTCTGAAGGTCCTCATTGCACAAGATCAGCTGGTGTTGCAATTTGCACCAGGAGGGAGTGGCGTCCAGGAGAGAATTCTGGGGTGAGCGCCGAGATCTCTCCCCTTGCCTGCAGCTGACTGGAGTGGGGATTTTGGAGGGTTTCTTCTCTGGCCGATTGTCAGTCCGCGGTCGGATCCTGGGCCGTAGCTTCAGTTTGTAGATGGAAGGTACTCTGTCGGGTTTCTTCAGACCTTTCCTGGGCCTCATCTGAACAACGGGCAAGCTGAGCGGCAGGTTGATGGAGGACTCGCTGGAGCCTTCACTGTTCTCATGCCCTTGGTGTGGAGGGGTCATTCTGTCCACTGCATGGACATCGGGGGCCTGTCTATTCTGCACCTTCTCCTCAGGAGGTCCCGGGGGGATTGAGCCAATGGTGAACCCCACCGTGTATAGTTGCCTTTCACTCTGGGGGCTTGGGAGGATGGGCTCCCTCACATTCTCGATCGTTTTCAGAACATGGCTCGCCTGGGTATCCAAGCTGCCCCCATTCCAGGTCCCGCCGAGCCAGCCACACCCCAACACCAGGCTGTTGGTTCGCCCAGGCGGAGGTACAGTCAGTGTTGCACCGTTGGAATTGGTTAGTGGGGATGCAGTCAACGTCTCCCGCTCTGCTTCTATCTTAGGCTCCATTTTGTTGGTGACCAGCAATGTTTCACTGGCCTTGGTATCATCGCTCTCCAGTGGAACCTGCTCGGTATTCGCCAGGAACTCTTCCTCAAAgctctgacacagttcatcttcTCGAACAGAATAGAAACTTGGAGCAGGGGGGAGAATCTCGGTCTGCAGCGTTGGTGAACACCGACTGGTGCCACAGCAGCCAATGGAAGATGGCTGGCCATGGGAATCCACACAAACATTCACCACGTTCTGGTTCTGATCATAGCACAGGACATGGTGAGTGATGTGGCCAGTCCGGGGAATGGACTGTGGTGCCTTTGTTGGGCACGCTTTAGCTGCGGGGCTGGAGGAGCTGGCAGGGATCATTAATGCTCTGGTCTTGGTGACCGAAGGAGTGGTACACTTTGGTGGTGTGGATGCTGCCTGCAGGCTGGAGGTTGCGGGTGGAGCAGGGGATTTGGTCCTGGACATTCCTCTACTAGCTTCGCCCACATGAGTCTCTTTCCCCCGGATGCTCAGTGCACCGGATTGAGCCTTCCCCTTTATTGGCACTGAGAAGCTTCTGGCCGCTTCCCGGGGTGGTCGCGACCTGCCCTGGCGTGGCGATGTCGTGCTGGGCTGGTGCCCTGGCCCTTCGTTCTCCCCACGCTGTGTCCATGGACTGTGCTGCTCGGATGACTGGCTTCTCCGCCTTGTTCGCAAGGTCCGTGGATTTGGATCGTGCTGTGCTAGGGGCCGTTGAATAATGTGTTGCCCACCTATCCGCTCTATCATCAGGACATCGTCACTTGCCATTTTTCGCTGTGGAAATTGGGATTTTTGCGCACCTGTTTTCATGGCAGTATGATCCCGTTCTCCCGCTTGCCGCCGCCTGGGTATTGAGGATTCCCTTCGCCtaaaatgcacaaaaaaaaaagaaaaattaaatccgCAGCAAAGTCAAATTGGATTTACAACACAAATGCAGTTCTGTTTCGACCTTTGAATTACATGTTAAACATTTGGCTCATTTGTTGGACATGTTCGACATCTTTCTGTGGTGGAGGCCATTCTTTGCACCGATTCGACCCCTTTGCAATGGAGGCATCACTGCGCAGAAGCAGGggaagaatacaggatggagggTGCTCAGAAGTTTAACCAGGGAATGAAGAGGGTGAGAAAGGAGGTTAAGGGGGTGAAGAGACAGTTGATTACAGAAGAAATTGCAGAATCCCAGGGACACAGGAAAGAAGAAGGACAAGCACTGGATgaaatcaaataaaaataaatgcaggaaATGACAGAAAACCAAAGTAATTCAGAGATTGGTATCCAAGGGGCTAACATAAAACTTCCACAGAAGACTTGGCATCAACTGAGCAGAATTTATGCTTTGCTCTGAAGGCACAAAAATCTCCTCTCCTGCAAAACAAATTGGGGCAAAAGTTGGCTGTCAACAGGAAAATTAGGCGTCATAATGCATACAATTTTTAAGGGTGTGTAGGAGACGAAGCGAATTGCAAAACATTATAGAGTCCAAGGCTGCCCAAACAGCAAGGTTGaaaaaataaattctgtttcaaTTTTATAATGTACAAATGACTGCAAATACAATATTACTTTCAGTTCTGGCACAATATTCCAGGAATTATTGAAAGTATTTTAGAAGTTGGACAAAACCAGTCTGACACTTTGGATGAGGAACTTTATACACTGGTAGAAAGGAGATGAAATCATTAAGGACTTGAATACAGGAGTAAGGAAATCTCATTTGCAGTTGCCTACACCTGCAATATTTTTGCATGGTTTTCATCTGGCCAAGAAGGAGCAGCTCATCATGGAGGGAGTACAGCAATGATCAATTAGACTGGTGGTTTGCTGCTTGCTGAGACATTGAGTGTAGACTGGGACAGATTTTTCTGaattttggaagaatgagaaatctCAGCAAAACACAAGAGAGTTGACAGATTTGGATGCAGGAAAATAGCTTCTCCTGGCTGaggattcatttttttaaatgagttaGGCCTTTTAAGACTAAGATGAGGAGGCATTTCTTTACTGGGGTCTTGGTGAACACCTGCAATTCTCCTTCCCAAGAGGGAAGTGTTTAGTTATTATTTTCAATCAAAGTTGTGGAGATATTGCAGGAAAATGACTAAGGGAGAAGATCAGGTACAATTTAATTCAGGGACACAGTACAGTAACCAACCCTTCCTGTGCAGCCCAAATGACCAATCGACCTTCAAACCTGATAGGTCTTTGGAATGTGCGAGGAGAccaagcacccagaagaaactcatgCAGAGAGACAGCAGGAGATTTGAATTTGGGTTGCTggaactgtaatagtgttgcaccaaCCTTGCCGCAAGGCTGCTATGGGCTGCAGAGAAGGTCACGTGCATTTTGCTCAAGCGGATGACAGTATCATATTAACTCCATCTGACCGTAAACCTCGCCCCATCGATGAGGACTTGTGGAAACGCTTGAGAGGAAGCTCCACCTATCCTGCTCACATTTCTTATAACTTTCTCCTTGACCACAGGGAAAATTGAAGAGCAATTTGACACCAATTAATCTGGACAAAGTGAATAAAGAGTCAAATACAAAATGATTGGTAAAATAACCTTTCCCACGAGACATGTAGTTCTGGAATTCAGTAAAAGGGAGGTGGAAGGTGCTTCAAGTTATTTGTGTGAGGAAACAAATGGATAGAAGGAGGAAAAACTGAAGCTAATAGGAGAGTGCTAGGAAATAGATGGAACTGGACTGCAAGTGCAAAATGTCAGCACATGCTCATTGAATAGCCTTATGAACCCTGCACAATTTGAAACTAATTCCTGGTGTCAGAAGCAAGTGTTAGATGTTAGATGGTGCACCACTGATGCATCACTCGCTGGTAGGTGAGATAAAAGAGGACCAAAGGCACGAATACCAGACCTTCTTGTTTGGAGAATTTGAATAGTCTGCTcatgtttctttttttccccccagtaaCATTAAAGCAAATGAGAATAACAACTCTGTGCTATTTAAACTTTCCTCACCTTTCTCTGTAATGCGTACAACCACATGGGCAcacccacactctccccacactctccccacactctccccacactctccccacactctccccacactctccccacactctccccacactctccccacactctccccacactctccccacactctccccacactctccccacactctccccacactctccccacactctccccacactctccccacactctccccacactctccccacactctccccacactctccccacactctccccacactctccccacactctccccacactctccccacactctccccacactctccccacactctccccacaccctccccacaccctccccacaccctccccacaccctccccacaccctccccacaccctccccacaccctccccacaccctccccacaccctccccacactctccccacactcaccccacactcaccccacactcaccccacactcaccccacactcaccccacactcaccccacactcaccccacactcaccccacactcaccccacactcaccccacactcaccccacactcaccccacactcaccccacactcaccccacactcaccccacactcaccccacactcaccccacactcaccccacactcaccccacactcaccccacactcaccccacactcaccccacactcaccccacactcaCAAAACCTGCAACATGTTGATTAGCCTTCGTCATGAAAGGGTTTAAAGACTTGTTCTTGTCTAATAAGCATTATTGAAAAGGAAACATATTAACTGATGTGGGGAGAGAAAAGCTAAATTGACAATACTATTAAGATTT of the Narcine bancroftii isolate sNarBan1 chromosome 4, sNarBan1.hap1, whole genome shotgun sequence genome contains:
- the gas2l1 gene encoding GAS2-like protein 1; amino-acid sequence: MAEQKNIQSAASKSIRPFRSSEDYLDAMKEDLAEWLNALYDLGVHVDHFMEALETGCALCQHANNVNQTALEFEQTCPEAAKRMRVPRHGVTFASKNVPPGSFIARDNVSNFIDWCRHDLGVQDVLMFETNDLVLRKNEKNFVLCLLEVARRGSKFGMLAPMLIQMEEEIDEEIRDGLQEPLEEEAFRPRAQRRLCDFKNLDAMVREILGQCSCPSQFPMTKVSEGKYKVGETSALIFIRVLRNHVMVRVGGGWDTLEHYLNKHDPCRCASSTHRYQSMKPPPKTSLSNSPLASRAPSPGPHRFSETMNVSRLPDGSRHVDKRTNSAVELPTAKQNGLSAPTWDRPFSPTNSGSKSESTRHQSTPANPVGAAEFMSKRFTQVPDPVYTRRTISPRSLDSSEPRISGPGRRRESSIPRRRQAGERDHTAMKTGAQKSQFPQRKMASDDVLMIERIGGQHIIQRPLAQHDPNPRTLRTRRRSQSSEQHSPWTQRGENEGPGHQPSTTSPRQGRSRPPREAARSFSVPIKGKAQSGALSIRGKETHVGEASRGMSRTKSPAPPATSSLQAASTPPKCTTPSVTKTRALMIPASSSSPAAKACPTKAPQSIPRTGHITHHVLCYDQNQNVVNVCVDSHGQPSSIGCCGTSRCSPTLQTEILPPAPSFYSVREDELCQSFEEEFLANTEQVPLESDDTKASETLLVTNKMEPKIEAERETLTASPLTNSNGATLTVPPPGRTNSLVLGCGWLGGTWNGGSLDTQASHVLKTIENVREPILPSPQSERQLYTVGFTIGSIPPGPPEEKVQNRQAPDVHAVDRMTPPHQGHENSEGSSESSINLPLSLPVVQMRPRKGLKKPDRVPSIYKLKLRPRIRPRTDNRPEKKPSKIPTPVSCRQGERSRRSPQNSLLDATPSWCKLQHQLILCNEDLQSLREDLPPSPSSDDGSASTLIQDRDSWA